The genomic stretch GTACTCACCCATCAACCACCATCTTATGAACATCCTTCCAGCTCTCACTGTCACCCTCAGCCCCCATCTTTGGGTTGAGACCCTGCAGAGAAACTCCAGCAACATTGACTCCGCTCCACACAGGAACTGTGAGAAACAGACATATAATAGTGATAAACTGTCCTGATTGGACACAAGGGCAACCATGGCTGCATAAAACAGTGGACAGCTGtcagagattttatttttatttttagctgcatACCACTGGAGTCTCCGTGCTCTCCGATGATCCAGCCATGGCAGCTGGAAGCGTGGAGGTTGAGCTTCTCTCCCATGAGGTGGCGGAAACGGGCAGAGTCCAAGTTGGTGCCAGAGCCGATGACGCGGTGGCGAGGGAAGCCACTCAGCTTCCAGGCCACGTAGGTCAGGATGTCCACTGGAAAGGTAAAGGATGAGAGGGGGCAGCTCTTAGAAACGATGACCCTTTAAAGTGTGCTGAGTTACAAATGGTAGTACCATATACATCATAGCTTCCACATCTCCAGTACCCTTAAACACTATTTCAAGCAACACCATGCCGTCTCCCCTCCTTCACGCCTCTGCCATCTCACTAACCTGGGTTAGACACCACCATCAGAATGCAGTTGGGGCTGTACTTGACGATGTTTGGGATGATGAACTTGAAGATGTTGACGTTGCGCTGCACCAGGTTAAGACGGCTCTCGCCCTCCTGCTGGCGGGCACCAGCAGTCACCACCACCAGTTTGGAGTTTGCTGTCACACTGTAGTCTGACAAATTGACAAGAGCAGAGATGTTTGGATGGAGCCACAAAATAACAGCTTCAGCAAGCGAATGAAAACAAATCCTCCAAGAGTCAAAGTTGTTAGTTATTCCTGTGCGTGCTCACCTTTGTCGGCTACAATCTTGTGCGTCTTGAGGAAGAGGGATCCGTGCTGCAGGTCCATGGCCTCACCCTTTAACTTGTCCTCCATGACATCAATAAGGGCCAGCTCATCACACAAGTCCTAAtgatgtacatacatacatgcaataAGTCATTCTGACAACTTACTACACACTTTATATAGTGTCTCTCACAGCAAATATGTGAGGCTGACCTCTGGGTTATTTCTAGTAAGCAGCCATAGTAGAACatagaggaaaaacacatttatctctGCCTTGATTATACAACTGCATTAGTTGTAAGGCCGTTGACCTGGTTTCTCTGAG from Chaetodon auriga isolate fChaAug3 chromosome 6, fChaAug3.hap1, whole genome shotgun sequence encodes the following:
- the ldha gene encoding L-lactate dehydrogenase A chain, whose amino-acid sequence is MSTKEKLIGHVMKEEPVGSRNKVTVVGVGMVGMASAISILLKDLCDELALIDVMEDKLKGEAMDLQHGSLFLKTHKIVADKDYSVTANSKLVVVTAGARQQEGESRLNLVQRNVNIFKFIIPNIVKYSPNCILMVVSNPVDILTYVAWKLSGFPRHRVIGSGTNLDSARFRHLMGEKLNLHASSCHGWIIGEHGDSSVPVWSGVNVAGVSLQGLNPKMGAEGDSESWKDVHKMVVDGAYEVIKLKGYTSWAIGMSVADLVESIMKNLHKVHPVSTLVQGMHGVKDEVFLSIPCVLGNSGLTDVIHMTLKAEEEQQLVKSAETLWGVQKELTL